GCGGCAGGACGCTGTAGCAGTAGATCGCGTTTCCAAACCGATCGGTAATGCGATCGAACGGCGTAGGCGGGTCGAGCGCCAGCCGGAAGCTGAGCAGATGCTGCCCGCCATCCTCACGCGGGCGTAGCCGCGCCTCACCCACGGCCTCGCGCACATTGCCGTCGTATGAGAAGATCGTTTCGTGCTCGATATACAGTTTCATCGGCTCGGCCCTGCCTGTTCCTGGTTACCGCTCGTTGCCGCGCTTGAAGTTGCCGGTCGCCTTAGCCATGATCAGCTGGGCGTCCTTGCCTTCGAGTCCGTCGATCTTGCGTAGAAATTTGCGGGCCTGCTCGCCGCGCAAAACGGTCACCTGTTTACCATACCACGAGATCAGCACTTTGTCGCGGGCCGCGCGATAGGAAAACACCTGCTCATCGAGCACGCCGCGCCGATCAACCGGCAGCGCCGGCCGGGCCAGCAGCACCAGCAGCGCCTCGGCGGTCTGCTCGGGGGTTTGGCCACTGGTGTCGATCACATTCCAGCCATAGTCGGCGTATGGTTCGCCCTGGCTGGCGAGGTGCAGCCGCTCGATCGTGGCGGTGAGCAGCGCGGTGTCGAATGGTTTGCCGGCACGCGCGGCGTTGCGCGCCAGCGTGGTGGCCAGGTCGGGCTGCAGCACGATCTTGTGCAGGCGGTGCTCGTCCGCCAGGCTGGCGAAGTGCGCCTCGGCGTCGGCCGGCCCGATCACGTCGTCGATCACCACCGCGAAGCCCGCGCCAGCATACAGCCGGGCCATAGCAGCGGCCGAGTCGCGCGCGAGCCGGAACTGCCGGGTGGTCTCGTCAGTCCATTCAGGCAGCGGGTGAGCGATGCCCGACACAACCAGCTCGCGCAGGTCGTCGACCGCGATGTGCAGGCCATGCGCGAAGTGCCGCAGCAGCGTGCGCGCCACGGTCGATTTCCCGGCGCCGGGAATGCCGCTGAGCAGGACCAGGGGTGGTGTGTCCATAGGCCATGCGTACCTAACGCTAGACGCCCCACGGCCAAAGGATTGCAGGCGCGGCCACGCGCGCGTCGCCAGGCGCAGAACGATGCGCGCTCGATCGACTACTGCTGCTGCTGCTGGGCCTGCTCGTAGCGGCTGAGCGGCGTGGCGTTGGGCGGCAGCACATTGACGACGAAATAGCTCTGCGTAATCGCCTCGCCGATGCTGTTGAGCTTGTGCTGCATGTCTTCCAGGTAGACGTGCAGATCAGCCAGCGCCTCGCGAATATCCAGGTAGGTCAGCTCGGCGCACAGCCGGCCGAGCAAGCGCTCGGCGGTGTTGCTGGGCCGATCGGCCGGGCTATCCGAAATCGTCGCCAGCGCGTCGCGGGTATGGTCGAGGCAGAACGCCACGCTGCGCGGGAAGGTGCGATCGAGCAGCAGGAAATCGACCACGCGCCACGCCTGGAGCTGCGAGTGCGAGCGGCGGTAGGGCTCGAACGCGCTGCACGATTTGAGCAGCGCGATCCACTGCAGGCTGGCCAGCGGCGCGCCCTCGCCGCCGGTGCCGGCCGACAGCGCATTGTACTTCACATCGAGGATGCGCGCGGTCTTGTCGGCGCGCTCGAGGAACTTGCCGGCCTGGATGAACTCCCAGCCCTCGCTATGGGCCATAGTCGCGTCGGTGACGCCCTGAAACAGGTGTGAGCCATTGCGGATCTCGCTGAAGAAATCGTAGGGGTTGCGGATGATCGTATCGACATCGGTGTTCGAGATCGAGTGGTACAGCCGGTTAATCTGCTCCCACATCTCACGGCTGATCTGCTCGCGTACGGCCCGTGCGTTCTCGCGCGCCCGGCCAATGCACGACAGGATTGCGTTGGGGTTTTCGGGATGCATGGTCAGAAACGCGGTGACACTCTCGGCGTGGTAGGCACTGAAGGCGGCCTTGAACAGCGCGCGGTCGCCAGTGATCGTGATCAACGGCTCCCAGGCCAGATCCTGGCTGGCGCTAGGCGCGTCGAGCGAGGCCTGGAAGTTCACGGCGATGATCCGTGCAACATCTTCGGCCCGCTCGAGGTGGCGCGCCATCCAGAACAACGATTCGGCAACTCTTGAGAGCATAAGCAGCCTCTGACACGATGACACGATGACACGATGACGCGATGACACGATGACACGATGACATGATGACATGATGACACGATGACACGATGACATGATGACGCGATGACATGATGACATGATGACATGATGACACGATGAGCCGGCTCATTGGGAAGGCCATCTGGTCATCTTGTCATCGTGTCACCTGGCCATCTTGTCACCTTCTCACCTGGCCATCTTGTCACCTTCTCACCTGGTCATCTTGTCACCTTCTCACCTGGCCATCTTGTCACCTTCTCACCTGGCCATCTTCTCACCTGGCCATCTTGTCACCTTCTCACCTGGCCATCTTGTCACCCGGCCATCTTGTCACCTTCTCACCTGGCCATCTTCTCACCTGGTCATCTTGTCACCTTCTCACCTTCTCACCCGGCCATCTTGTCATCTTGTCATCTTGTCACCTGGCCATCTTGTCACCTTCTCACCTGGCTATCTGGTCATCGTGTCACCTGGTCACTCATCCAAAACCCACGTATCCTTGCTCCCGCCACCCTGCGACGAGTTGACCACCAGCGAGCCTTTGCGCAGCGCCACGCGTGTAAGCCCGCCCGGCACGATCGTGATCGCGCGGCCGCTCAGCACATAGGGCCGGAAGTCGATATGGCGGCCCTCGAACAGCCCTTCGACAAATGTCGGGTGCCGGCTGAGCGCCAGGGTCGGCTGAGCGATGAAGTTACGCGGCTGCGCGCGAATGCGCTCGGCAAAGCCGGCGCGCTCGGCTGCGGTGCTGTGCGGCCCCACCAGCATGCCGTAGCCGCCCGACTCATTCACCGATTTGACTACCAGCTGGTCGAGGTTCTCGAGTATGTACGTGCGATCGGATGGCTCGTCGGCGCGGTAGGTCGGCACATTCTCGAGGATCGGCTCTTCGCTCAGGTAGTAGCGGATCATTGCTGGCACAAACGGGTAGATCGCCTTATCGTCGGCCACGCCGGTGCCGACCGCATTGGCCAGCGTGACCCGGCCAGCGCGGTATGCGTTGAACAGGCCTGCGCAGCCAAGCATCGAGTCCGATCGGAACGCCAGCGGATCGAGGAACATATCATCGATGCGCCGATAGATCACATCGACCTGCTGCAGGCCGCGGATCGTGCGCATGTAGATCCGGTTCTCGTAGGCCACCAGGTCGCGGCCTTCCACCAGCTCGACGCCCATCTGGCGCGCCAGGAACGAGTGCTCGAAGTAGGCCGAGTTGTACACGCCGGGCGTCAGCAGCACAACTTTAGGCTGGTCGACGCCGCGCGGTGCAACGTCGCGCAGGATCTCGAGCAGCGCCTGCGGGTAGTGCTCGACTGGCAGCACCCCCGAGCGCTCGAACAGACGCGGGAACGCACGCTTCATGGCCGCGCGATTCTCGAGCATATACGAAACGCCCGATGGGCTACGGCCATTATCTTCCAGCACCAGGTAGCGGCCCAGCTGATCGCGCACCAGGTCGGTGCCGGTGATGTGGATGTACACGCCGCCGGGCGGGTCGACGCCTACCATGAGCTCGCAAAAGCCCTGCGCGCCGAGCACCAGATCGGCCGGGATGATGCCGTCGTGCAGGATCTTCTGGGAGTGGTATACGTCGTGCAGGAACAGGTTGAGCGCGCTGACGCGCTGCTTGAGGCCGCGCTCGAGCAGCTGCCACTCGGCCTGCGGAATGATCCGCGGCACCAGGTCGAAGGGAAAGATCCGCTCGATGCCTTCCTGCGCGCTATAGACCGTGAAGGTGATGCCCTGGTAGAGGAATGCAATATCAGCCAGCCGGATGCGGTCGTCGAAGTCGGTGCGCGAAAGCTCGGCCAGGCGCTGGTAGAGGCGATCGTAGTGTGGGTGTGGCTGGCCGGCAGCCGCGAACATCTCGTCGAAGAACCCGTCGTTGGTATACCCGTCGAACAGGGTACTCATACGGCTGCCCCCTGCCTTCTTGATGCGCGATTACGTCAAAGCAGGCGTCGTTGCCGTGTCGGTATCGGGCGGTATCGTCGCTGTGCCGGCGATTATACATGATACGCTGCAAGGTGGCAAGGGCGGCTATCGCCTGGCCGAAGATGTGCCGTTTGCCGGCAGCAGCGCGCGGATCTTGGCCAGCAGCCGCGCAAACTCGATCGGCTTGGTCTCGTACTCATTACAGCCCACTGCAAAACAGCGCTCGCGATCTTCGGTCAGCGCATAGGCGGTGAGCGCGATCACCGGGATGAGCCGGGTCTCTGGCTTGGCCTTGATCCGCTGGGTGGCCTGCCAGCCGTTGAGCACCGGCAGGCCCATATCCATCAAGATCAGGTCGGGGCGTTCGGAGAAGGCCAGCGACACTGCCTGCGCGCCATCGCTGGCTGTAATCACCTGGTATCCCGATATCTTGAGCATGCGCTCAATCATATCGCGGATCATGGCCTCATCCTCGACTACTAAAATTGTCGACATAGCTTCCCCCTGCGCCACATGCATCCAGGAATGTAACGCCGCATGTTCAACTAAGAAACCTTTTCGATCGAGAATTTTTTAAATGAGAAGTTCTTTGTTTTGAAGCCATCCCAAATGTTGGCCCGCTATGCGCAAGCTATCAGCGCTTCGATCAGCGCGGCATGATCCGGCCGACCACGAATTTCAGGTAACGACCCTCGGGAAAGCCGGCCGGCACAGGGTGGTCGATCGGCTGGCCGGCCTCATGAATGATCTGGCACTCCCGCTCGGCTGCGGCGGCCGCAGCTGCGAGCATGGCCTTAAACGCCTCGGGCCCGACCTGGCTGGTGCAGCTGGCACTGGCCAGCAGGCCGCCCGGCACCAGGCAGCGCATGGCCAGCGCGTTGAGCCCGGTGTAGGCGCGCAGCGCGGCAAACCGGTTCAGCTTGCGCTTGGCGAAGCTGGGTGGGTCGAGCACCAGTAAGTCGAAACGCTCGCCCGCATTGGCATAGCGCTCGAGCAGATCGAAGCAGTCGGCAGTGACGAAGCTGTGGCGGGCAGGATCATAGCCGTTCAGCACAAGGTTAGCGGCGGTAGCCTCGGCCAGGCCCTTGCCGATGTCGCAGCTGATCACTGTGCTGGCGCCACCGCGCAGCGCATAGAGCGAGAACGCGCCGCTGTAGGCAAAGCAGTTGAGCACGCGGCGCCCATGGCTGAGCTGCTCGACAAAGCGCCGGTTCTCGCGATGGTCGAGAAATAGCCCGGTCTTCTGGCCGGCATGCAGGTCGGCATAGAATTGCACGCCGTGCTCGCGCACGACCAGCGGCTTCGGTGGGTCGCTGCCCCAAACCAGCGCCGAACGGCGGATCACCGCCGGCTCGTCTGCGTCGCGCTCGGCGGCCGGCTCATCCAGATCGGCCGCTCGCTCGCGCAGCACGATCCCGCGCAGTGGAGTGGTTGCGCGCAGCGCGTCGGCCAGCCAGCCGACCAGCTCGTCGGCACCGCGCATGTACACCTGCAGCACCACGTAATCGCCGTAGATATCGGCGGTAAGGCCGGGCAGCCGATCGCCCTCGCCAAAGATCCAGCGGTAGGCCGTGCAGCCGGCCGCGCGCAGCGGGGCGCGCAGATCCCACGCGGCCCGCACCTGCTGATGCAGCCAGGCCGCATCAGGGATTTGCCGCGTGCTGAACACGCGCACTGCGATCGGGCGATCGGCCTCCCACAGCCCATAGCCAGCCCAGCCGCCGCAGGACACGCGCACCCACGTGCCCGAGGGCAGCTTGATCTGCGCAGGCACATGGGTGCGGTACACCCAGGGATGGCCTTGCGCAAGGCGATCCTTGAGGTGTGAAGGTAGCGTGATCTCGGGCAGCCTGGCCATACTACAACGCTTGCTCGCCAGAGCGATACGGTGGCTCGATTGAGATTTGCAGGTCAGCAGATTGTAGCGCACAGCGACAAGCCAGGCAAGTACATAGCCGTACGAGGATTATGCGATATTTATACTCCCGAACTATCTGCCGCAGCCGGCTTGGCCATGCCGGCCGCAGGATCCATCCGCAGCCCGCCGCGCGGCGCCGGCAAATCGTGGTACACTATCGCAAACGTATATGAATCGGAGGCCTTTGTGGATGCAAAGTTCAACGAGCTTACGGCGCGGCTAGGCGAGATCAACGACCTTGAGGCGGCAGCAGCGCTATTGAATTGGGATCAGACGACCTATATGCCGCCACGCGGCGGCGCTGCGCGCGGCCGGCAGCTCGCGACGCTGGGCCGCCTGGCGCACGAGCAATTTACCGACTCGACGATCGGCACGTTGCTCGACGACCTGCGGCCTTACGAGCAGAGCCTGCCGTACGAATCGTTCGCCGCCAGCCTGATCCGCGTGGCCCGGCGCGACTACGAGCGGGCGATCAGGGTGCCGTCGGCATTCATGGCCGAGCTATACACCCACATGGCTGCATCGTACGAGGCATGGACGCGCGCCCGACCCACGAATGACTTCGCGGCAGTGGCGCCAATGCTCGAGCGCACGCTCGAGCTGAGCCAGCGCTACGCCGAGTTCTTCCCTGGCTACGAGCATATTGCCGACCCGCTGATCGACGCGTCGGACTACGGCATGAAGGCTGCGACGGTGCGCGAGCTGTTTGCCGCGCTGCGTCGCCAGCTGCTCCCGATCGTGCAGGCGATCGGTGCGCAGCCACCCGCCGACGACGCATGCTTGAAGCAGCACTACCCCGAAGAGCAGCAGCTGGCGTTTGGCCTCGAGGTGGCCAGGCGCTATGGCTATGATCTCAGCCGCGGCCGGCAAGACAAGACACACCACCCGTTCATGACCAAGTTCTCGATCGGCGACGTGCGGATCACCACCCGCGCGAACCAGCACGACCTGAGCGAGGCGCTGTTCAGCACCCTGCACGAGGCCGGCCACGCCCTGTACGAGCAGGGCGTCGACCCGGCGCTCGAGGGCACGCCACTGGCCAGCGGCACCTCGGCCGGCGTCCACGAGAGCCAGTCGCGCCTGTGGGAGAATATCGTCGGGCGTAGCCGTGGCTTCTGGCAGCACTTCTACCCGCGCCTACAGCAGGCCTTCCCGTCCCAGCTTGGCGCGGTCGAACTCGACACATTCTACCGCGCGATCAATAAGGTTCAGCGCTCGCTCATCCGCACCGATGCCGACGAGGTGACTTATAACTTGCACGTGATGCTGCGCTTCGACTTCGAGCTGGCGCTGCTGGAGGGTTCGATGGCGGTGCGCGACCTGCCCGACGCCTGGCACGAGCGCATGGAGTCGGATCTGGGCGTCGCGCCGCCAGATAATCGCGACGGCGTGCTACAGGATGTCCACTGGTATAGCGGCCCGATCGGCGGGG
The sequence above is drawn from the Candidatus Kouleothrix ribensis genome and encodes:
- a CDS encoding AAA family ATPase translates to MDTPPLVLLSGIPGAGKSTVARTLLRHFAHGLHIAVDDLRELVVSGIAHPLPEWTDETTRQFRLARDSAAAMARLYAGAGFAVVIDDVIGPADAEAHFASLADEHRLHKIVLQPDLATTLARNAARAGKPFDTALLTATIERLHLASQGEPYADYGWNVIDTSGQTPEQTAEALLVLLARPALPVDRRGVLDEQVFSYRAARDKVLISWYGKQVTVLRGEQARKFLRKIDGLEGKDAQLIMAKATGNFKRGNER
- a CDS encoding alpha-E domain-containing protein, producing the protein MLSRVAESLFWMARHLERAEDVARIIAVNFQASLDAPSASQDLAWEPLITITGDRALFKAAFSAYHAESVTAFLTMHPENPNAILSCIGRARENARAVREQISREMWEQINRLYHSISNTDVDTIIRNPYDFFSEIRNGSHLFQGVTDATMAHSEGWEFIQAGKFLERADKTARILDVKYNALSAGTGGEGAPLASLQWIALLKSCSAFEPYRRSHSQLQAWRVVDFLLLDRTFPRSVAFCLDHTRDALATISDSPADRPSNTAERLLGRLCAELTYLDIREALADLHVYLEDMQHKLNSIGEAITQSYFVVNVLPPNATPLSRYEQAQQQQQ
- a CDS encoding circularly permuted type 2 ATP-grasp protein, whose amino-acid sequence is MSTLFDGYTNDGFFDEMFAAAGQPHPHYDRLYQRLAELSRTDFDDRIRLADIAFLYQGITFTVYSAQEGIERIFPFDLVPRIIPQAEWQLLERGLKQRVSALNLFLHDVYHSQKILHDGIIPADLVLGAQGFCELMVGVDPPGGVYIHITGTDLVRDQLGRYLVLEDNGRSPSGVSYMLENRAAMKRAFPRLFERSGVLPVEHYPQALLEILRDVAPRGVDQPKVVLLTPGVYNSAYFEHSFLARQMGVELVEGRDLVAYENRIYMRTIRGLQQVDVIYRRIDDMFLDPLAFRSDSMLGCAGLFNAYRAGRVTLANAVGTGVADDKAIYPFVPAMIRYYLSEEPILENVPTYRADEPSDRTYILENLDQLVVKSVNESGGYGMLVGPHSTAAERAGFAERIRAQPRNFIAQPTLALSRHPTFVEGLFEGRHIDFRPYVLSGRAITIVPGGLTRVALRKGSLVVNSSQGGGSKDTWVLDE
- a CDS encoding response regulator, with amino-acid sequence MSTILVVEDEAMIRDMIERMLKISGYQVITASDGAQAVSLAFSERPDLILMDMGLPVLNGWQATQRIKAKPETRLIPVIALTAYALTEDRERCFAVGCNEYETKPIEFARLLAKIRALLPANGTSSARR
- a CDS encoding class I SAM-dependent rRNA methyltransferase, with the protein product MARLPEITLPSHLKDRLAQGHPWVYRTHVPAQIKLPSGTWVRVSCGGWAGYGLWEADRPIAVRVFSTRQIPDAAWLHQQVRAAWDLRAPLRAAGCTAYRWIFGEGDRLPGLTADIYGDYVVLQVYMRGADELVGWLADALRATTPLRGIVLRERAADLDEPAAERDADEPAVIRRSALVWGSDPPKPLVVREHGVQFYADLHAGQKTGLFLDHRENRRFVEQLSHGRRVLNCFAYSGAFSLYALRGGASTVISCDIGKGLAEATAANLVLNGYDPARHSFVTADCFDLLERYANAGERFDLLVLDPPSFAKRKLNRFAALRAYTGLNALAMRCLVPGGLLASASCTSQVGPEAFKAMLAAAAAAAERECQIIHEAGQPIDHPVPAGFPEGRYLKFVVGRIMPR
- a CDS encoding carboxypeptidase M32, with the translated sequence MPAAGSIRSPPRGAGKSWYTIANVYESEAFVDAKFNELTARLGEINDLEAAAALLNWDQTTYMPPRGGAARGRQLATLGRLAHEQFTDSTIGTLLDDLRPYEQSLPYESFAASLIRVARRDYERAIRVPSAFMAELYTHMAASYEAWTRARPTNDFAAVAPMLERTLELSQRYAEFFPGYEHIADPLIDASDYGMKAATVRELFAALRRQLLPIVQAIGAQPPADDACLKQHYPEEQQLAFGLEVARRYGYDLSRGRQDKTHHPFMTKFSIGDVRITTRANQHDLSEALFSTLHEAGHALYEQGVDPALEGTPLASGTSAGVHESQSRLWENIVGRSRGFWQHFYPRLQQAFPSQLGAVELDTFYRAINKVQRSLIRTDADEVTYNLHVMLRFDFELALLEGSMAVRDLPDAWHERMESDLGVAPPDNRDGVLQDVHWYSGPIGGAFQGYTIGNVLSAQFYDAATRAHPSIPTEIAAGEFGTLHSWLKDNIYRHGRTFTAPELVQRVTGSPLSFEPYIRYLRNKFGELYSL